Genomic segment of Cygnus atratus isolate AKBS03 ecotype Queensland, Australia unplaced genomic scaffold, CAtr_DNAZoo_HiC_assembly HiC_scaffold_197, whole genome shotgun sequence:
gacagtcagcacggggctggggacacaCGTTTCCCCAGCACAGGAGCCTGCCCAGGCCGTTGCTCTGGGTACAGGACCACAGGGGGCATTTCCTCTTCCTGAAGCCACCATGCCCACAGGGGCTCGTCTTCACCCCGCCCAGCATCATCCCTTGTCCTCTTCTTGCTCTGCCCCCAGgaagctggggcaggggctctCCCGGACACCTGATTGCTCTGCTCGGACAGCCCAGCAAAGGAAAGGCTTCCAAATGGCTGGGTGGGAACCACACCTGGGCACTCACCAAAATTAGGCTCGTTGGGGCATCCTTTTAGTTTCACACCCCGCGGGCTGGTCTCGATGAGGAAATGTCTCACCAGCTCGTTGGTGATGTCTCCTGGGAAGAGACAGGACATTGTCACACCAGagcccccctcctcctcctccccccgccaTCCCACGGCAATCCCCCAGGGAAACCAGTGCTCCGGCTCACTCCCAGCTCAAGGGAGGGCTCTCCACCACCCTGCACACCCTCCTGGAATCAGACCCTATGCACTGGGTCTATCCCAAGCcatggtgctggggggctggggaggctaTGCCAGTTTTGCCATGCCAAAGCCCAGCTGCAGATGTcccccaggggctggcaggggctgggagggagggatgctgcCACATCAGCGCATACTCAAGGGCACGTCTGGCTCAGCAGAGCCAGCTGCCCGCCTGTCCGGGGCCAAACAATAGCAAGCATCCCGGCGTGGGAAGCAGGAGGGCACACAATACCTTTCTTGTTCTGCTGCATGACCGTGGGAGGTGGGGAGGCTACTTTCATGGCGAGGCCGTAGGCTCCCCGGAAGGAGTGGCTGTCCCGGATGATGAAAGCCCCCGGCTCCCTGTCCTTCAGCAGCGCGATGGCTGTGGGAGAGAAGGGCAGACCTGAGACCTGGCACAGCCAGAGGCAGAGTGCCCTCCCAAACCAACGGCGTGGGTCGGGACAGGCTGCCCACACTGGGCACCATGACTTTACCATCAACCCTGCACGTCTGGGTTGGGGCTCAAGTGGGTCTGTGGCCAGGAAGGGGCACATCTCACCCTTCTCAGTGTAAGATTTGCGCCCCGAAGGGCACAGCCCCATTGGGTGCTGCAGGAACCAGTGCTCCTGCACTAGTTGGGAGCCCACATTACACGTGCCAACAGCTGAGCCAGGCTCCATCCACAGTGTTTCACTCCTAACCCAGCCCCTAAGGGAAACCCTCGCTAAACcccacagtgctgcagctctCTCAGCCCCAGGCACATGCCAGCTCCCGAATGTAGCTCACCCTACCGAGTCCTTCATCCCGTGCCATCTACGCACCTTGCTCCCTGGAGATCTCCGGCTTGTACCAGTACTTGGAAGTGTCCTGCACAAACTTGACGTTGGCACGAGTCTCGGGGCTGATGTctgcaggaagggaagaaggggagacaagaaatcaaaaatcaaaagagaCTGTATCTAAAACCCCGCATGAGTTTTCAGCAAatcctgcctgcagagcagcacggcTGGTTGATCTTGGAGATCATGTCCTTTCAGCCCCAGCATGTTGCGTTAACCTACTGCTCTGTACAGGGGCAGGTTGGCCTTCACCTGGAGCGCACGGGGTCCCTGGGCATGTATAGCTCACCCTGGGGCCTCGAAGGGCTGGGAAAAGCCCCTCGGCCCCACAGGCAGAGACAAAACAGGAGTTCAACATTTAAAAGGGAGCTGGCCCTTCACAATCCAGGCCTATGGCTTCACCCCAGCGCTCCCAGTTCCGAGGTCCCCACTCCTGTGATGGCTCCCAGCCACCAAAAGTCACGGGGCTGACGCGGGCGCCAGCGAGCCCACAAAGGGCCACCTGCTTGGCAGCCAAACCAGAGCAGCTGCCGGAGCCACGGCTGCCCTGGCGCTTTATTCCCCGGCTCCTATCAGCCCGATCTTGGCGTCACGGAGGCGTCTCATAACGGGAGCAGGGGACAGCGCTTCAGGCACAGCAGCACGCAGGGCATGGCACCCCTTTGGAAACGAGGAGGGGGCATggagcacagccctgggggctCCCCAGGGCGCAAACGCCAGGAACGGGGCCAGGAGGTCGGCGCGTCCCCACGGCAGAGAAAAGCCAGGCGGATGCGAGCTGCCTCCGGGAGCTTTGATCTTCCCTGTACACAAATCCCCATGCAGTTTACGCCAGCACGATGGTCCTGGTGCCGAGCCggtatttttcctgtttgtattcactggttttgaaaagcagaaaaagcaggaaatggccccagccccggcagtGCCACGGGTTTGCAGACAGACAGGAGTAAATCAGGACACAACCCCTTCCTCATGGGACGCAGAAGAGAAGGGGACAGGGGATGGCAAGGAGCCAGGGAGGCGACGGCATCGCTCACCTGGCATGGAAAACTTGGAGAAATCCGGCAGGGTGTGGGAGAAGGCCACAGCGCTGCCACTGCTGGGGCTGGACATGCCGCTGGAGAGAGGCGAGGAGGCCTTGCCGTTGACGGTGGCGTAGTTGGGCAGGCTGTTGGAGCGCTCCCCGGCTGACATCCGCCTCTTCTCGGGCAGCGCCGGCTGCGGCGTGGGGCTGCCCTGCCGGTAGGCAGCCGAGTCCGGCGAGGAGGAGTGCGGCGTGCTGGTGCCCGGGTAGTACGCCGGCGAGACGGGGAAGGACGGCGTGGAGGGAGGCTGGTAGCCAGACGAGCTGCTCTGCCGGGACAGCGTCGGGCGCCTCTCCTCTGGGCTGGAGTAGCCGTACACGGGGCTGCCTGGCGGCACGGCCGCCGCCACCTGATGCCGGGCGAGGCTGGGGCTCCCCGGCGGCACGGCCAGGTTGCCGTGGGGGGCCACGGCGTGCCGGCCCATCCCGGGGCTGCCAGGAGCGCCGCCGGCAGCAGGGTTGACGGCTCTTCGCCCAAAGCCAGGGCTGGGAGGCGTGTTGGTAGCCACTGTCCGGTGGAGGGTGCGGGGGCTCCCTGGTAGCGCGTGGACGCCCACCACGCTGACCTGCTGCTGCGGCCGGGTTTGGGGATCCGGCTGGAAGCCGGCTCGGCCGTCGGGGTAGTCGGGGCTGGCGTACAGCGAGCCCGGGGTGGCCGCTTGGAAGGATGACGGAGACGAGGTTTGGTagctgctgtgagcagagggCATCTGGGAGACGACAGGCGACCGGTACGCTGGCTCGGCCACGGCATGGGGAGGCGTCACCGTGCCATGGGGGCTGCCCTCTGAGGGGTAGCTGTGGAGGGAGGCACTGgggagagatggagagaggAGGATTCAGCCCCGTGGCGGTTCCCACTGCTGGCTGGCACCCCTCCTCCAAGCACACAGAGGGAACCCGAGGCATGGCACCAGCAGGCTGCTTACCCATCCACGCTGTGAatggggctgctggtggagaCGGGACTGGGGGCAGTGAAGGAGTTGCCGAAGGCGCCGTTCCTGGCGGGCACCTCCAGGCCCCCGGGCTGGGCAGCCGGCAGGGTCCCCCCCCTGCCTGTCGTGGCTGTCCGGGCCACCGACTCGACATAGCTCCTGGGCTCTGCggagaaagagaaggggaaagggatGAGCCGACAGCTCACGCAGCCATGGGGCCATGCCCTTATCCCCATTTCAGCCAGGGAAAGTGCCTGAGCTAAgttcctccagctctgcattTCCCCCCATCCCCTGGGGGCTGTGCAGGAACATCTGGCTCAGCTGGGCCTTAAGGTTGCTCCGAGGCATGCTGAAGACCTTGAGCACAGGGAGGGGTGGTTGTACCCACCCCTTTCCCCAAAGGGACCCGAGCACGCAGGGCCAGCACGACGCTGCCTCGCTCGGTGCCACACCACGGCCCCTCCGCCCAGCTCTGAATCAGTGTCCCTGCCCGGACAGGATGCCACACGGCACACGGCGTGCTCCATGCTCATCCTCAGCCCCTAAAAATAGAGCTGGCAACACGGCCCAGCCTGCGCTGACTCACGGGGGGACGGAGGGTGATGTCCCACACAGCCCACCTCTCccagccacctccagcagcgGAGACCAGATAGCAGCTCCAGCTATTTCCACTGAGGCATCCAGCGCTTTCCCCAATCCCTGCTTGGAACTGCAGCCCGTGAGCACTCCcaacaaaagcaattttccttTGGAGACGCCGAGCTGTCCCGTGCCAGGAGCAGCCATCACCCCGGCCCTCCTTCCTTgcctcctccctttccccacGAGTTTCTCCCCCGGTTTTGGTGCGAAGCAGGGAGGGAACCGATGGGGTCCATCCCTAGCAATGCTCCTGGAGCACCCCAAGGGAGATTCGCTGGCACACAGCGCTTTGGGCCGGGCGTCCTTGCAGGTCCCCGGCTCCAACAGCTCCTTGCAGGGCCGGCTCCAGGCTGGCCGTGCCCGAGGCAGCTCCGCAGCAGTAATTAGCATTacaaacattattattattattagtcaTAACAGTCAGGCTCTGGCTATGCCCGCAGGCAAGACGGCCTCACTGACAGGCAGCAAGGCCAACGCACAGCTCTGTGCTCGGGGCTGCAAGGAAAAAGACAGTCACGggtccccctgagcctccccatGTCTCGGTGCAAGTGTCCCCTCCGCCTGCAGACACGGGAGGAGGAATTGATCccgtggggctgctctccctgcccagcccttcTCAACCACCCCAGGAAAGAGCTGAGCCAAAAACAGAGCGAGGACGTCAGAGGGGGCTGAGCACCCGGCAGGACACGCGGTCAGAGCGACAGGGACAAGGCAGTGCCCAGGGGGACATACAGGGCAGCTGCGAGAAACACATCCCTGCTTGggcaattaaattaatttcacagcTACTCACATCTCCCACCCGTCTCCCCACCCCAGCCTAAAATTAGCCAGACAGCACATATGAGTCAGCCTGCAAGAGGTTAAGACCAAACGGCTGCAAAAATACCAGCCCCTCCTGCAAACAGGGAGGCTGAaacagggcaggggcaggggctcaGGGACAAGGGCCATGGGGGGAGAGCCCACGTGTAAGCTT
This window contains:
- the LOC126913682 gene encoding tensin-like, whose protein sequence is MPSAHSSYQTSSPSSFQAATPGSLYASPDYPDGRAGFQPDPQTRPQQQVSVVGVHALPGSPRTLHRTVATNTPPSPGFGRRAVNPAAGGAPGSPGMGRHAVAPHGNLAVPPGSPSLARHQVAAAVPPGSPVYGYSSPEERRPTLSRQSSSSGYQPPSTPSFPVSPAYYPGTSTPHSSSPDSAAYRQGSPTPQPALPEKRRMSAGERSNSLPNYATVNGKASSPLSSGMSSPSSGSAVAFSHTLPDFSKFSMPDISPETRANVKFVQDTSKYWYKPEISREQAIALLKDREPGAFIIRDSHSFRGAYGLAMKVASPPPTVMQQNKKGDITNELVRHFLIETSPRGVKLKGCPNEPNFGCLSALVYQHSIMPLALPCKLVIPDRDPMEEKKDAASATNSATDLLKQGAACNVLFINSVEMESLTGPQAISKAVAETLVADPTPTATIVHFKVSAQGITLTDNQRKLFFRRHYPLNTVTFCDLDPQERKWTKTDGSGPAKLFGFVARKQGSTTDNVCHLFAELDPDQPAAAIVNFVSRVMLGSGQKR